One Rhinolophus ferrumequinum isolate MPI-CBG mRhiFer1 chromosome X, mRhiFer1_v1.p, whole genome shotgun sequence genomic window, aactaatttttttctagataaaaatgatataaaagaagAGACGTTTAGACAAGAACCTTATTTGAGTAGAGGTTACTAACGAAATTCAAGGTATAGATgtttaaaaggaaactttatacatatagatataaagaCATATGTATAATGGTTTATGTAGGAATGTGTAAACATTAACATGCATTTTCTTCAtgttataaacaacaaaattttcaaattaattaccTCACCATTTGCAGGGACATTGAAAAACTAGTCAGTTTctctttgaatattaaaatattcattctcACACAGTAGCACAATGTTTCAATGTTTAGACTTCCACCTCTACAGGGGTGGATAATTTAAGATAGTAAAAAGCACATTTtaagcaaacttttaaaaaagtatttgaataTGTTAtggttttgaaagaaattttccTCATAAACCTTAATtgaaatactcaaaataattttgcaaattaGCACATTATCAGACCTAGATCCTAACAATGTTGgcaaacactgaaataaatctGGCTGTAGCATATAAGAATTTAATggcatttgtgacaatatggatggacctagagggtattatgctaagtgaaataagtcagacagagaaagacaaatactacatgaattcacttatatgtggaataaaaaaataaaatgaactaacaaaacaaaaacagactcatagaaacaaagaacaaactgatggttgggGTGTGTGAGCAGGGATGGGTGAAAAGAATGaaggggaatagagtcaataatagtGTGCTaattgcacagtgacagatgggtATAAACttaatatctaatcactatgttgtacaactgaaattaatataatagtgtatgtcaactatacttaaaaaagcaaaagacaactacaaaaaaaatttcaatgaaaataaaatacaaatcactGTAGAGGGAAAGTAAAAGTTTCCTTCTTGGAGCAATAAAGGATTGTATGTTACTAATTAGTCAAAAATTGTCATTAAGGTATACTTCCCAATCCACTGTCATACCATACATAAATTACCGTGGACGTTTAGAAAGCACTTACTGGAGTAATGTGATTCAGAGGGACCCAATACAAATTCAACTCTAAAGTTGCTTGTGAATCACAGGGTCTGACTGTTGAGGGTAGAAAGTTCTGTTTGAGATGTTAAATATCAAGGGGAGCTACTGGGGGAAATAAACCTAGATGAGAGAcgaaacattaacattttaaccCCCTTTCCACTTGATTATTATTTCCTCTGAACTTTGAAGTCTTCTATTTTCaatcttaaaattgtaatgttgTTGAAGGTAAAATTAATTTACCTCTTCTACTTCTATCCTTTTAGCTGACTGATCCAGGGACAACTTCAGATTTGCTCTCACTGCCTCTGTCTGATTATCTTAACAGAACCATCTGGAGCATCTATTTctaaacattatatttaaatattttcatttgtcatcAACTTATgaagttttctactttttcctcaCCTGGAAGTTTTGGATAACCTCAGTTCAGCCAAAGTTATCAGAAACAACTTTATATTCACATGGGTGTTGTCAAGGGGAGTAGACACAGCAATCCCACTTGATTAATAAAACGATGTATTTGGGCAGggtatgcttttatttctcttaggtatatGCCTAGGACTGGAATTATTATACCGTGTCACTGTATGTTCAACTAtgtgaggaactgccaaactgttttctaaagcagatgcatcattttacattcccaccagcagtgtaaaaGGGTTCCAATCTTTCCACATCCTTGCAAACATCTCTTAATTTTTATCACAGACATCTTAATGGGCATGAAGTGGTATcttgttgtattttttattaaattatagttggcaacAATATTATGTtacaggtgtacaacacagtgatttgacatttctgtatcttatgatgtgatcaccatactaagtctagtaaccatctgtcactgcaGTTatcacactattattgactagattcccgTTGGAATCTTTCTACTGCTATCCAATCTAGCTTTTAAATCTACTTCTCCATGATAATAGTTTTCACTGCCATGAGCTATCATCTTTGTGAACACTTGTTGGAAAAGGGGGGTAGTAGGAACAATGGGACAGAGAGAAGTTGTTTGAACTTAGTTGATGTTGTCTTAAACCAAAGACCCTAAACCTTACTTTggtcatacatacacacacagagaatttTACCATTTCAGAGGGTTTCCAGAGACTCTGAAATATATTCATATACCCTAGTTAAGAATTCCTAcccacagaaaaagcagagaaccatatgatttcactgatatgtggtatataaaccaaaaacagaagaacaagacaaacaattgagaaacaagaactcatagacacagacaatagtttagtggttaccagagggtaaatggggaggggggtgggagatgagggtaagggggatcaaatatatggtgatggaaggagaactgactctgggtggtgaacacacaatgggatttatagaggatgtaatacagaattgtgcacctgaaatctatgtaattttactaacaattgtcaccccaataaactttaattttaataaaaagaattccTACTTTAAATCGGGTCCCATCTTTACAGAATCATCAAATGAGTGAACCTGTATGTGCTACTGCGTTACGTTATCAAACTGGGCTACAGGTTACGAATCAATGCAAAGTCTATTACTGAGTTTATTATAGTTTCAGAATTTGCATACTCCTCCACCGCATTACCTGAGGCTTTGGAGAGGTTGGTTGAACAGTAGAATGGTTGTTGCTAAGAATATCGGAGAGATGGGTTATTTACACAGCAGGTACGATGTAAAATCCTCTCTTCAGACAACAGGGGCCAAATGTTTCTCACCAAATTCAAGAAGTTTTAAGATGACAACTGTTTGtcatcttctgttatttttaGTGAAGTTGACATTggtttttaaatgtcagaaatGGGTTTTTAAAGAGAGTTTTCTATCATAAGCAtcatgttcctttttattcttattttctctctgagaGAAGTGGACCACTTGCCATGCCAACTGTTCTGGAGCAGTGGTGTAGAGATAAATTTTagggatgttttaaaaaatatagtatttttcccatttttatgtaTCTAGTtgacaaacatgaaaaaaaactaATTTCCAAATCAAAGGCCTCCAGTAGAAACGTTCAAATTAAAAGCcaaaaagtacagcatagagaatatagtcaataatgttgcaagacctatgtatggtgccaggtggggactacaCTTATGGAGGGATCATtgcagaaattatataaattatctaaccactgtgctgtacacctgaaactaatgtcaaataatattgagtgtcagctgtaactgaaaaatacataattttaaaaaataagtaaaattggaaataaaatcaaacatttgAATTTACTTCTTGGCTATAAGACCCAGCTGTCCTTCCTCCCACACCTCAGCAAAACCACCACCAATTCCTTTCTAGAGCATTGATGGCATTGATCATACTTAGGCCTCCCTTGTCAGCATCCAGACATCATCAGTTCAATCTAAGTCATTTCATGTTACGGTTCCAGTTGCAGGAAATGACCCACCATCTTCTTCACTGCATTACAGTTGGCAAGGCACCTACCAGCGATACACAGGGTAGAAAATGAGACATGAAGAGCATAATGGCTTGACAGAAAAGCTAAGTATATATCCTGGGTCTGCCAATTAGTGAAGATATTAAGGAAATGTACGCTTCTAGGACGAATTCTTTTTTCATCCTCTCTAACTTACCAGTATGTACAGTACTAGGAAGTAAAGAGGAGAGGAAGGCGACAACAGAAATGAAAGCCACATAAATGAGAACTCCCTAAAACTAAAAGTGAActcaagaaaatgcaaactatAGTGGGCCAAAGAACTGACtcccatttcagttttatttgtggCTACAAGCAATCTACCAACCGAGAGGTTTGGAAATTAGGGAACAGTTTCAATGCACTGAGGGATAAACaatttatataaagaatattattaaaatattttcgaAGAGTTGTGTGTGCTTCATTGTTGAATTTGGTGCCAACAGTCaagaaataaccaaataaataagCCCGAAGTATTTCCTTTTTACTACACCCAGTTCCAAAAATTATACAGCTTCTTTAACACAATTTTCTCTATTATTCCTCAAGTGAATTACTAATTCAGGTAGAAAGTCAAAACATAACTGTACTATTACACAAGAGAATTAATTTTCCTTCAATAACTTAGTCTGTTCCAAAGTATTTCTGTCCAAAATGTGTAGGTGCAACAGGATGGAGTTCAGTAGTTAAAATTGTGATTTCTGGAAACTCTTGAATGATTGATTTGGCACCttcaaaaaaagaagaggaggagaaggggaggtgattagaaagcacaaattggtaaccacaagattgccacggggatatgaaagtcagtttggggaatacaatcaataatgttataaagattttgtagggtgtcaggtgggcacttgtcttattagagagaccactccatggacagtgtagatacctgaccactgtgccatacacctaaagctgaataatattgcatgtcaactataatttaatatgtacacagtcacaggatatggagtacagtatagggaatagagtcaatggaattgtaacagctgtatgcgatgtcagaggggcaataaattgggggaggggggttatcactttgtgaggggtgtaaatgtctaactattacattgttttgtacactgaaactaataaaaaaaataaaagaagaagaagaggaaaaaaattatactcaTTGCAGTATTTTTTGGTAACAGTAATTGGAGTTCATGAATTTTTATAGTCAGTCACTAGACTCCAAATTGACAGAGGACAGAGAGCAGTGACCTTTGGATACCTAGTCAGACTTGGTTAATCTCTTCTTATGTTTTTTAATGTCTAATATCTGAAAAGCTCTGATAGTAGTCAGACTATACCCTTCCCACTCACTAATAAATTCttacaattaaaatgttttacatcccagatttgaaaaaaaaatcagttacagCAACTTTTGCCCTGAAGAGTCTTTCGTTCTGTGTTATTTTAAAGGCAGGTGGAATAGAGAGAATACAGTTCTTTCTGAAAACAGGATCATACATAAGATGATGGTCTCTCAACTGGAACACAGGTGCAGGGACTTCTTGGTACGTCACATAGATTTTTtgatgtcattaaatatttttcaaaaacatgattTAACAGTTAGTTACATAATAttacatctttttaatatatatttgtttaagcATTTCCTTATTGTAAGTCATTTACATACGTTTGAATTTTTTCTTACTCTAAATATAACTCTACAATGATTATCCTAAAAACTAAATTTCTATATGCACCtatgattattttattaggaTACTTGAACAGTTGTCCTAGATTGCATGGCCAAAAAGTGGGGTCTGGAGCTGGCCCGGTggccaggtggttggagctccgtgctcctaacactgaggtcgctggttcgattcccacatgggccagtgagctgcaccctctacatctaagactgtgaacaatggctctccctggagctgggctgccgtgagctgctgcaGGCTCCCGCAGGCTACCGTGTGCACCGCTGTGAGCGGCCAGTGGACAGCGTGAGTGGCCGACCGACGACCAGTGACTGACTGCATCAGccagggggagtgcaaggctcataataccagtatgggccagggagctgtgtcctacacaactagactgagaaacaaactagactgagaaacaacagcttgaactggagttggggggtgggaggcagaaaaaggggaaaaaacaaacaaacaaacaaaaaactggggtcTGAACTTCGGCTTACCTTCCTCAGGAAATGGCAAACACTCAGTTCAATCACCAGGCTGTTTGAGCAGAAGTCTAacttaagaaagaataaagtcctgttccccatccccaatagaaaggaaagaaaggcaggaaggcaggaagacaggaaggaagaaagaaagaaaaagaaacttctgCTCTTTGCTTCACAGTACGAAGCTTACTTCAGTAAGACCCCAGGGCTAGTTAGAACCTCCCGTTTCTTGCTGTTTGGAGAAATAGGGGCCTTTCAGCCATTTGCAGGTTCTACCCAGGAAAACACGGCCATCAAGAAAACAATTGCAACCTCCTTCCTTGGGGTTATGTCATACTCTCCCATTTGAATGTGAACATTAGAATTGTGTAAAATATTATCACTAAGCTTAGAGATGACAAATACAAGTTGTAACTCCCAAAATTTGCTTTAGATTTAATGTGGAAGCAAATAAGCTTTCCGTCAGAATGAGAGGCTGGACAGACGGACATGCAGGGCCTCAGGCAGCACTTACCATGAGGCGTGGAGAACAGACTGAGAACGATGATAACATTGGGCTGAACTCCATGTTCTATGAGAACCTTCACAGCTTCAATCACAGTGTTTCCAGTGCCTGAAACCAAACGCATTGCCAACTTAACATTTATCTCAAAATGTCTTCAATGTTTCTCTGAAGTAAAGGCAGCTTAGTATCTAGCATAAGACACTTAGTATCTAGCATAAGATACTAAAGACACTTAGTATCTAGCAAAGCTTCATTTGAAGGTACCTGTTCTTTACCAGAGGCGTTACTTTTAGTAAATGGACATGACAcacacatttttcagttttctaatgcACAACAAGTACTAAATTCATTCAGTATGAGAGACATCAAATTTAACACCCACCCTCCAGCCCTAACCCCAGGAGATCATGCCATGTGTGATCTGAGTAAGCTTAGGAAACCAAATAagacaacaaaatattttgtccAGAGGGAATGAATCCTTGAGTTAATCATGGCTATACTCACTGGGCTAGACAGGGGACGTTTCAATCTATGTTCAGTGTTCTATAAGTCGTCTCATTCGATCCTTTGCttcaatgtattcattttaagaaacaatcTCTTTGGTTCTAATAAAGTTTGACTTTTATCACACAGTGAAAATTGTCCAGTGAACTGCCCAGGGCAAGTCCAGATCcaacagagaaaaacacatttagaaataatttttgccTTTATACAAAGGCAAGCCTTAAGTGTAATTTAAACCCTAACCAAAGGTTACAGATCCAACTTAAGCCACTCACTGAGAATCGGATACATCAGAAGGACTTTTCTCCTGTAAATGTCTGGTGGGAACTTGGCATAATATACTTTGGCTCTTTGAGTCTCCTCATCACTCTGAATCAGGATCTTTCCAATCCGTATGGATCGACAGCAGTCTCGTAAACCTTGTTCCATTGCTTCACcttgaagaaggaaataaaaatgaaggaaaaaacgGTTACAGGGAGATGGAGTGAAAGTCCAAGAATAGGCCAAAGCAGTGTTTGTGACTGTTATTAACACAAAAACTGTACTGATGAAACTATACTATGTAACTGTTTTTAATGAATCCATATTGAAAACCACTGCACTCATGTGATCTAATTAAATAGTGACCTTAAAATGTAGGAGGTGTAGGCTTGGTAGTTGGGAAGCTGAAATGAaacttatctgtaaaacaaagaaaataggatGATGATTCTTTAGTTCTGATATGTTCATATTTTATACTCAGTGCAGGTCAATGAAACTAGGATAAGCTACTTTAATTGTGGCTTGCAAGTTTTAGAGCTATCATGCTTCCATGATTACAGGAAATAAAGTGTTTTGTTAAGCTGCTCCCTGATTTTTTCCAATATCATTGAACATTTTACTCCTATTATTTTAAGGGAGCCTTTAAAACACCTAAACTTGttattttcatctgaa contains:
- the UPRT gene encoding uracil phosphoribosyltransferase homolog isoform X2, which codes for MFSADRLIRLVVEEGLNQLPYKECMVTTPTGYKYEGVKFEKGNCGVSIMRSGEAMEQGLRDCCRSIRIGKILIQSDEETQRAKVYYAKFPPDIYRRKVLLMYPILSTGNTVIEAVKVLIEHGVQPNVIIVLSLFSTPHGAKSIIQEFPEITILTTELHPVAPTHFGQKYFGTD